Proteins found in one Takifugu flavidus isolate HTHZ2018 chromosome 7, ASM371156v2, whole genome shotgun sequence genomic segment:
- the LOC130529156 gene encoding mucin-5AC-like isoform X2, whose amino-acid sequence MMEVKVWSVVCVLLLAQRGPAADGAAPSNSSSSSVLTVPAGASGLAPGLAPGLAPGPTTAAALNRSDTSATVPSNDTGAGNGPVNGTLSPPQATDPKNNQTDPLTSASPDQSPTPQLHASSTTLSPGGTSPASRALATTSATAVTHPDQVIHSTTSPSASVPQITTSAPKTSQFATTTTGTSTSGTTSTSGTTSTSGTTSTSGTTSTTGTSTSGAPQGSASSASTAITSPKHTQQPDGHPGTSSTTQRATAAATTASSTLANSPSQLNVRGDTTVLHQTPALDPLLAGLVSAFIITAVIITLLLFLKLRRRNSRPEFRRLQDLPMDDMEDTPLSMYSY is encoded by the exons ATGATGGAGGTAAAAGTGTGGAGCGTCGTCTGTGTCCTGCTGCTCGCTCAGCGGGGACCAGCTGCAGATG GTGCCGCCCCCTCGAATTCTTCCAGCAGCTCGGTGTTGACGGTGCCTGCCGGGGCCTCCGGCCTGGCCCCCGGCCTGGCCCCCGGCCTGGCCCCCGGCCCCACTACGGCAGCGGCCCTGAACCGATCTGACACGAGTGCGACGGTCCCGAGCAACGACACAGGGGCAGGAAACGGCCCTGTGAACG GCACCCTGTCACCCCCGCAGGCCACCGACCCCAAGAACAACCAAACTGATCCGCTGACGTCAGCGTCTCCAGACCAGAGCCCCACCCCTCAGCTCCACGCCAGCTCCACCACGCTCAGCCCCGGAGGCACCTCGCCGGCCAGCAGGGCTCTCGCCACGACCTCGGCCACCGCTGTCACGCACCCGGACCAAGTGATTCACTCGACCACGTCTCCATCGGCATCTGTGCCGCAGATCACCACCTCCGCTCCCAAAACCAGCCAGttcgccaccaccaccaccggcaccagcaccagcggcaccaccagcaccagcggcaccaccagcaccagcggcaccaccagcaccagcggcaccaccagcaccaccggcaccagcaccagcggggCCCCTCAGGGGTCTGCCAGTTCTGCGTCAACAGCCATCACATCCCCAAAACACACTCAGCAGCCTGACGGACATCCTGGCACCTCCAGCACTACACAGAGAGCCACCGCGGCCGCcaccacagccagcagcacGCTGGCCAACAGCCCCTCCCAGCTGAACGTGAGGGGCGACA CGACCGTGCTGCACCAAACTCCGGCTCTAGACCCCCTCCTGGCCGGCCTGGTGTCGGCCTTCATCATCACTGCTGTCAttatcaccctcctcctcttcctcaaacTGCGTCGAAGAAACAGCCGCCCGGAGTTTCGCAGGCTGCAGGACCTGCCAATG GACGATATGGAGGACACGCCTTTGTCCATGTACAGTTACTGA
- the LOC130529153 gene encoding uncharacterized protein LOC130529153 isoform X2 has translation MHESVLDPPTLPLQTTHLQQPSPPSSSVVHWTDLAALQTQLKIQNQAIESLSQKLREMEREKESQKCHIQTLQEEVYRLREKEEMRQSPGVDRRTEQWRREVGHELSSLRGHISRAVLLGNPEESFGSKLCREEIENLQREVDSLKTRLRRHEEDAFHQQTETRRRFEDSFKTLDELTDNCRTQSSELVKTVSQYSQTKEEVRQIRAIVSELKEEVRCSARDRGPVSRQTFPSSSFHGIAEHPNHTCTLDLGASLLPQRHGGEVRVKEVASDSEDSSLTPSLAEVSSDDLSWLDDRDPALRPSQAGLKLFGSDLEEENADLLDNARDPDLSSDLDLDDL, from the exons ATGCATGAGTCAGTTCTGGATCCTCCCACTCTTCCTTTGCAAACCACACACCTCCAACAGCCGTCACCGCCTTCCAGCTCTGTTGTTCATTGGACTGACCTAGCTGCTCTCCAAACGCAGCTCAAGATACAGAACCAG GCAATTGAGTCTCTTAGTCAGAAGCTCCGtgaaatggagagagaaaaagagtcTCAGAAATGTCACATCCAGACCCTGCAAG aggAAGTTTACAGgctgagagagaaggaagaaatgAGACAAAGTCCAGGagtggacagacggacggagcAGTGGAGGAGAGAAGTTGGACATGAGCTCAGCAGTCTGAGGGGACACATCTCCAGAGCCGTATTGCTAGGCAACCCCGAGGAGAG TTTTGGTTCCAAGCTCTGCCGAGAAGAGATAGAAAACCTGCAGAGAGAAGTCGACAGCTTGAAGACACGACTGA GGAGACATGAGGAGGACGCATTTCACCAGCAGACGGAGACCCGGAGACGATTTGAAGACAGCTTCAAG acaTTAGACGAACTGACAGACAACTGCAGAACTCAGAGCAGCGAGCTGGTGAAGACCGTCTCGCAGTATTCACAGACAAAAGAAGAAGTCCGTCAGAtcag AGCCATTGTTTCAGAGTTAAAAGAGGAAGTCAGATGTTCTGCCAGAGATCGGGGACCAGTATCCAGGCAgaccttcccctcctccagctttcACGGCATTGCTGAGCATCCTAATCACACCTGTACTTTGGATTTAGGGGCGTCTCTACTCCCTCAGCGCCACGGTGGAGAGGTCAGGGTGAAAGAGGTGGCCTCCGACTCTGAAGACTCCAGCCTAACTCCCAGCCTGGCCGAGGTCAGCTCTGATGATCTGTCCTGGCTGGACGACAGAGATCCTG ctcttcGTCCATCTCAGGCAGGTCTGAAACTCTTTGGATCAGATCTGGAGGAAGAGAATGCCGATCTCCTCGATAACGCCAGGGATCCCGATTTAAGCTCAGACCTGGATcttgatgacctttga
- the mmachc gene encoding cyanocobalamin reductase / alkylcobalamin dealkylase gives MAASTVNAECIAGEFKDNLSRLGFEVYPLKVGWYNSVLSPNHRLAYPDDTLAVVVLSTPSMFEDAFLPFLKQRGFQGLSDPIDQCVRHCVSSAVLQCFPGQEVDVRFDYELFPSRKPKFLAQTAAHVSGAAFYYQQSDVKDQPWADKKMFGVCVHPRLGGWFAIRALLIFGGVTAGSEMVQPIPPDCVPSREGRIQLLEAFNFNWQDWTYRDIVQADQSYSQKQRDYFSTPPAQRMLLLRNWGFLPKEEDGREQTPDSQIQLNGHG, from the exons ATGGCGGCCTCCACTGTCAATGCGGAGTGCATAGCAGGGGAGTTTAAAGATAATTTATCGAGACTCGGATTTGAAGTTTACCCGCTAAAG GTTGGTTGGTATAACTCTGTACTGTCGCCTAATCACCGCTTGGCTTATCCAGATGACACCCTGGCCGTGGTGGTACTCAGCACACCCTCAATGTTTGAAGATGCCTTCCTGCCTTTCTTGAAACAGAGGGGCTTCCAGGGGCTTTCTGACCCCATCGACCAGTGTGTGAGACATTGTGTGTCCTCTGCTGTCTTACAG TGTTTTCCAGGACAAGAAGTGGATGTGAGGTTCGACTACGAGCTATTTCCCAGCAGAAAGCCGAAGTTCTTGGCGCAGACTGCAGCTCACGTGTCAGGAGCAGCTTTCTATTATCAGCAGTCCGATGTCAAAGATCAACCCTGGGCCGACAAA AAGatgtttggggtgtgtgtgcatccgAGACTTGGGGGTTGGTTTGCCATCAGAGCCCTGTTGATCTTTGGAGGTGTGACAGCGGGTTCGGAGATGGTGCAGCCCATTCCTCCAGATTGTGTACCTTCAAGAGAGGGAAGGATACAGCTGCTGGAGGCTTTTAACTTTAACTGGCAG GACTGGACCTATAGGGATATCGTCCAGGCAGACCAGAGCTACTCTCAGAAACAGAGGGACTACTTTTCCACTCCTCCTGCTCAGCGGATGCTTCTGCTTAGGAATTGGGGCTTTTTACCAAAGGAAGAGGATGGACGAGAGCAGACCCCAGACTCACAGATCCAACTGAATGGACATGGCTGA
- the LOC130529153 gene encoding uncharacterized protein LOC130529153 isoform X1: MASLNPDTDWYDQMNSILSRVDERITVMKEKISSPGKFSKRGEVRERMHESVLDPPTLPLQTTHLQQPSPPSSSVVHWTDLAALQTQLKIQNQAIESLSQKLREMEREKESQKCHIQTLQEEVYRLREKEEMRQSPGVDRRTEQWRREVGHELSSLRGHISRAVLLGNPEESFGSKLCREEIENLQREVDSLKTRLRRHEEDAFHQQTETRRRFEDSFKTLDELTDNCRTQSSELVKTVSQYSQTKEEVRQIRAIVSELKEEVRCSARDRGPVSRQTFPSSSFHGIAEHPNHTCTLDLGASLLPQRHGGEVRVKEVASDSEDSSLTPSLAEVSSDDLSWLDDRDPALRPSQAGLKLFGSDLEEENADLLDNARDPDLSSDLDLDDL; encoded by the exons ATGGCTTCT TTGAATCCAGACACAGACTGGTACGATCAGATGAATTCTATCCTGTCCCGGGTGGATGAACGCATTACAGTGATGAAG GAGAAAATATCTTCTCCAGGGAAGTTTTCCAAGAGAGGAGAAG TGAGGGAGCGGATGCATGAGTCAGTTCTGGATCCTCCCACTCTTCCTTTGCAAACCACACACCTCCAACAGCCGTCACCGCCTTCCAGCTCTGTTGTTCATTGGACTGACCTAGCTGCTCTCCAAACGCAGCTCAAGATACAGAACCAG GCAATTGAGTCTCTTAGTCAGAAGCTCCGtgaaatggagagagaaaaagagtcTCAGAAATGTCACATCCAGACCCTGCAAG aggAAGTTTACAGgctgagagagaaggaagaaatgAGACAAAGTCCAGGagtggacagacggacggagcAGTGGAGGAGAGAAGTTGGACATGAGCTCAGCAGTCTGAGGGGACACATCTCCAGAGCCGTATTGCTAGGCAACCCCGAGGAGAG TTTTGGTTCCAAGCTCTGCCGAGAAGAGATAGAAAACCTGCAGAGAGAAGTCGACAGCTTGAAGACACGACTGA GGAGACATGAGGAGGACGCATTTCACCAGCAGACGGAGACCCGGAGACGATTTGAAGACAGCTTCAAG acaTTAGACGAACTGACAGACAACTGCAGAACTCAGAGCAGCGAGCTGGTGAAGACCGTCTCGCAGTATTCACAGACAAAAGAAGAAGTCCGTCAGAtcag AGCCATTGTTTCAGAGTTAAAAGAGGAAGTCAGATGTTCTGCCAGAGATCGGGGACCAGTATCCAGGCAgaccttcccctcctccagctttcACGGCATTGCTGAGCATCCTAATCACACCTGTACTTTGGATTTAGGGGCGTCTCTACTCCCTCAGCGCCACGGTGGAGAGGTCAGGGTGAAAGAGGTGGCCTCCGACTCTGAAGACTCCAGCCTAACTCCCAGCCTGGCCGAGGTCAGCTCTGATGATCTGTCCTGGCTGGACGACAGAGATCCTG ctcttcGTCCATCTCAGGCAGGTCTGAAACTCTTTGGATCAGATCTGGAGGAAGAGAATGCCGATCTCCTCGATAACGCCAGGGATCCCGATTTAAGCTCAGACCTGGATcttgatgacctttga
- the LOC130529156 gene encoding mucin-5AC-like isoform X1 produces MMEVKVWSVVCVLLLAQRGPAADGRVCAAPSNSSSSSVLTVPAGASGLAPGLAPGLAPGPTTAAALNRSDTSATVPSNDTGAGNGPVNGTLSPPQATDPKNNQTDPLTSASPDQSPTPQLHASSTTLSPGGTSPASRALATTSATAVTHPDQVIHSTTSPSASVPQITTSAPKTSQFATTTTGTSTSGTTSTSGTTSTSGTTSTSGTTSTTGTSTSGAPQGSASSASTAITSPKHTQQPDGHPGTSSTTQRATAAATTASSTLANSPSQLNVRGDTTVLHQTPALDPLLAGLVSAFIITAVIITLLLFLKLRRRNSRPEFRRLQDLPMDDMEDTPLSMYSY; encoded by the exons ATGATGGAGGTAAAAGTGTGGAGCGTCGTCTGTGTCCTGCTGCTCGCTCAGCGGGGACCAGCTGCAGATGGtagggttt GTGCCGCCCCCTCGAATTCTTCCAGCAGCTCGGTGTTGACGGTGCCTGCCGGGGCCTCCGGCCTGGCCCCCGGCCTGGCCCCCGGCCTGGCCCCCGGCCCCACTACGGCAGCGGCCCTGAACCGATCTGACACGAGTGCGACGGTCCCGAGCAACGACACAGGGGCAGGAAACGGCCCTGTGAACG GCACCCTGTCACCCCCGCAGGCCACCGACCCCAAGAACAACCAAACTGATCCGCTGACGTCAGCGTCTCCAGACCAGAGCCCCACCCCTCAGCTCCACGCCAGCTCCACCACGCTCAGCCCCGGAGGCACCTCGCCGGCCAGCAGGGCTCTCGCCACGACCTCGGCCACCGCTGTCACGCACCCGGACCAAGTGATTCACTCGACCACGTCTCCATCGGCATCTGTGCCGCAGATCACCACCTCCGCTCCCAAAACCAGCCAGttcgccaccaccaccaccggcaccagcaccagcggcaccaccagcaccagcggcaccaccagcaccagcggcaccaccagcaccagcggcaccaccagcaccaccggcaccagcaccagcggggCCCCTCAGGGGTCTGCCAGTTCTGCGTCAACAGCCATCACATCCCCAAAACACACTCAGCAGCCTGACGGACATCCTGGCACCTCCAGCACTACACAGAGAGCCACCGCGGCCGCcaccacagccagcagcacGCTGGCCAACAGCCCCTCCCAGCTGAACGTGAGGGGCGACA CGACCGTGCTGCACCAAACTCCGGCTCTAGACCCCCTCCTGGCCGGCCTGGTGTCGGCCTTCATCATCACTGCTGTCAttatcaccctcctcctcttcctcaaacTGCGTCGAAGAAACAGCCGCCCGGAGTTTCGCAGGCTGCAGGACCTGCCAATG GACGATATGGAGGACACGCCTTTGTCCATGTACAGTTACTGA